A single Cottoperca gobio chromosome 5, fCotGob3.1, whole genome shotgun sequence DNA region contains:
- the emp3a gene encoding epithelial membrane protein 3 translates to MVFLLIFLTLLHLVTLAMLFIATLEKSWWIWDDLEITDLWYKCFHDNATKTWLCAATNESDWLQSVQALMVLSVVFSSISFLIFLGQMFTMSKGGLFYLTGFCQAFAGFTTFAACLIFTFHRKEILSESRDLSKGRFGYCFILAWLCVPLLMVSGVLYTHLRKKD, encoded by the exons ATGGTCTTCCTGCTCATATTCCTGACCCTGCTGCATTTGGTGACCTTAGCCATGCTATTTATCGCCACTCTGGAGAAG tcCTGGTGGATATGGGATGATTTAGAAATCACAGACCTCTGGTATAAGTGCTTCCATGATAATGCCACAAAGACCTGGTTGTGTGCTGCTACCAATGAAAGCG ACTGGCTGCAGTCTGTCCAGGCCCTCATGGTCCTCTCTGTGgtcttctcctccatctccttcctGATTTTTCTCGGTCAGATGTTCACCATGTCCAAAGGAGGACTCTTCTACTTAACAGGCTTCTGTCAGGCTTTTGCAG GTTTCACAACCTTTGCTGCTTGCCTCATCTTCACCTTCCACAGAAAGGAGATCTTAAGTGAATCCAGAGATCTGAGCAAAGGGCGCTTTGGCTACTGTTTCATCCTGGCGTGGCTGTGTGTCCCTCTCCTCATGGTCAGTGGAGTGCTATACACCCACCTGCGAAAAAAGGATTGA